One window of the Pan troglodytes isolate AG18354 chromosome 12, NHGRI_mPanTro3-v2.0_pri, whole genome shotgun sequence genome contains the following:
- the TEKT4 gene encoding tektin-4, whose product MAQTVPPCELPCKEYDVARNTGAYTSSGLATASFRTSKYLLEEWFQNCYARYHQAFADRDQSERQRHESQQLATETQALAQRTQQDSTRTVGERLQDTHGWKSELQREVEALAAETNLLLAQKQRLERALDATEVPFSITTDNLQCRERREHPNLVRDHVETELLKEAELIRNIQELLKRTIMQAVSQIRLNREHKETCEMDWSDKMEAYNIDETCGRHHSQSTEVQAHPYSTTFQESASTPETRAKFTQDNLCRAQRERLASANLRVLVDCILRDTSEDLRLQCDAVNLAFGRRCEELEDARYKLQHHLHKTLREITDQEHNVAALKQAIKDKEAPLHVAQTRLYLRSHRPNVELCRDAAQFRLLSEVEELNMSLTALREKLLEAEQSLRNLEDIHMSLEKDIAAMTNSLFIDRQKCMAHRTRYPTILQLAGYQ is encoded by the exons ATGGCGCAGACAGTGCCGCCCTGCGAGCTGCCCTGCAAAGAGTACGACGTGGCCCGCAACACGGGCGCCTACACGTCCTCCGGCCTGGCCACCGCCAGCTTCCGCACCTCCAAGTACCTGCTGGAGGAGTGGTTCCAGAACTGCTATGCTCGCTACCACCAGGCCTTCGCCGACCGCGACCAGTCGGAGCGGCAGCGGCACGAGAGCCAGCAGCTGGCCACAGAGACCCAGGCGCTGGCGCAGCGCACGCAGCAAGACTCCACGCGCACAGTGGGCGAGCGACTGCAGGACACGCACGGCTGGAAGTCGGAGCTGCAGCGCGAGGTGGAGGCGCTGGCTGCGGAGACCAACTTGCTCCTGGCCCAGAAGCAACGGCTGGAGCGCGCCCTGGACGCCACGGAGGTGCCCTTCTCTATCACCACTGACAACCTGCAGTGCCGTGAGCGCCGCGAGCACCCCAACCTCGTGCGCGACCATGTGGAAACGGAGCTGCTGAAG GAAGCCGAGCTCATCCGGAACATTCAGGAGCTGCTGAAGAGAACCATCATGCAAGCAGTGAGCCAGATCCG aCTGAACCGGGAGCACAAGGAGACCTGCGAGATGGACTGGTCGGACAAGATGGAGGCCTACAACATCGACGAGACCTGCGGGCGCCACCACAGCCAGAGCACCGAGGTGCAGGCTCATCCATACTCCACCACCTTCCAAGAGAG CGCCTCCACCCCGGAGACCCGGGCCAAGTTCACGCAGGACAATCTGTGCCGTGCCCAGCGCGAGCGCCTGGCCTCGGCCAACCTGCGGGTGCTGGTGGACTGCATCCTTCGCGACACCTCCGAGGACCTGCGGCTCCAGTGCGACGCCGTGAACCTGGCCTTCGGGCGCCGCTGTGAGGAGCTGGAGGATGCGCGGTACAAGCTGCAGCACCACCTGCACAAG ACGCTGCGGGAAATCACAGATCAGGAACACAACGTGGCGGCACTGAAGCAGGCCATCAAGGACAAAGAGGCACCTCTGCACGTAGCCCAGACCCGGCTGTACCTGCGCTCACACCGGCCCAACGTGGAGCTGTGCCGTGACGCAGCCCAGTTCAG GCTGTTGAGTGAGGTGGAGGAGCTGAACATGTCCCTCACAGCACTGCGAGAGAAGCTTCTAGAAGCGGAGCAGTCCCTGCGCAACCTCGAGGACATCCACATGAGCCTGGAGAAGGACATCGCCGCCATGACCAACAGTCTCTTCATCGACCGCCAGAAGTGCATGGCCCATCGTACTCGCTACCCCACCATCCTGCAGCTGGCTGGCTACCAGTGA